A genomic window from Lentimicrobiaceae bacterium includes:
- the nusA gene encoding transcription termination factor NusA has product MAENEHINLVDTFAEFKEFKNIDREALMRILEDVFRSVLIKKYGTDENIDIIVNVDKGDLEIWRKRSIVDDADLEDETLEIKLSEAIKIEPDFEIGEEVIEPIYLSEIGRREILTVRQILVSKLQEYEKDIIYRKYKDKVGEVITGEVYQAWKNEVLILDDEDIELTLPRSQQIPGDFFRKNDTIRAVVYDVEMRKNVPTIVLSRTAPIFLERLLELEVPEIYDGLISIKKIVRHPGERAKVAVESYDDRIDPVGACVGVKGSRIHGIVKELRSENIDIINFTTNTILYIQRALSPAKTTKVVIDEENKRANVFMKPDQVSLAIGKGGHNIKLAGELTGYEIDVYRDSDNDTDFEDVELQEFSDEIEQWIIDDLKSIGCDTAKSVLELSVEELVRRTTLEEETIIEVRKILKSEFE; this is encoded by the coding sequence ATGGCAGAAAACGAACATATCAATTTGGTTGATACTTTCGCCGAATTTAAGGAGTTTAAAAATATAGACAGAGAAGCGCTTATGCGTATTTTAGAAGATGTTTTCAGAAGTGTGTTGATAAAAAAATACGGTACCGACGAAAATATCGATATTATTGTAAACGTGGATAAAGGCGATTTGGAAATATGGCGTAAACGTTCAATTGTCGATGATGCCGATTTGGAAGATGAAACATTGGAAATTAAACTCTCGGAAGCTATAAAAATTGAGCCTGACTTTGAGATAGGAGAAGAAGTAATTGAGCCAATATATCTTTCCGAAATTGGTCGTCGCGAAATTCTTACTGTCCGTCAGATATTAGTCTCAAAACTACAGGAGTACGAAAAGGACATCATTTACCGAAAATACAAAGATAAAGTTGGGGAAGTTATTACCGGCGAAGTTTATCAGGCATGGAAAAATGAAGTTTTAATTCTCGACGATGAAGATATTGAACTTACACTTCCAAGAAGTCAGCAAATACCCGGCGACTTTTTCCGCAAAAACGACACTATCAGAGCCGTAGTTTACGATGTAGAAATGCGTAAAAATGTGCCAACAATAGTCTTGTCGCGTACAGCACCCATATTTCTCGAACGTTTGTTAGAATTGGAAGTCCCCGAAATTTACGACGGATTAATAAGCATTAAAAAAATAGTCAGACACCCCGGCGAAAGAGCAAAAGTAGCTGTTGAATCGTATGACGATAGAATTGATCCGGTTGGAGCATGCGTTGGTGTTAAAGGTTCTAGAATACATGGTATAGTTAAAGAACTTAGAAGTGAAAATATTGACATTATCAATTTCACAACCAACACGATTCTATACATTCAAAGAGCGCTTAGTCCTGCTAAAACAACTAAAGTTGTTATCGACGAAGAAAACAAAAGAGCAAACGTTTTTATGAAACCCGATCAAGTTTCTTTGGCGATAGGTAAGGGCGGACATAACATTAAACTTGCAGGCGAACTTACAGGTTATGAAATAGATGTATATAGAGATTCGGATAACGATACCGACTTTGAAGACGTTGAATTACAAGAGTTTAGCGACGAAATCGAACAATGGATTATTGACGACCTTAAGAGCATAGGTTGCGATACCGCAAAAAGTGTTTTGGAACTCAGTGTCGAAGAACTCGTTAGAAGAACTACTTTAGAAGAAGAAACTATTATTGAAGTTAGAAAGATTTTAAAATCGGAATTCGAATAA